In Devosia sp. XK-2, one DNA window encodes the following:
- a CDS encoding DUF1036 domain-containing protein, with protein sequence MISSAMVNPIRLGSTLLLAAFGGLLAMATPARAELRVCNETANLVSVALGYRAERGWMSEGWWQAPPGDCRTLYQGDLQRRFYYLYAVDDIGGGAWDGQVFMCTRDETFTIFGVEDCLARGYERTGFFEIDTQNRTDWTLQLTESAGAPSIVGPDLGENLEDPAFLVDPDEPLTPDSMDTQ encoded by the coding sequence GTGATTTCCAGCGCAATGGTGAACCCCATCCGTCTTGGCTCGACCCTGCTGCTCGCCGCCTTTGGCGGCCTTCTGGCCATGGCCACGCCGGCACGGGCCGAACTGCGCGTCTGCAACGAGACCGCCAATCTGGTCTCGGTGGCCCTGGGCTACCGCGCCGAACGCGGCTGGATGAGCGAAGGCTGGTGGCAGGCCCCTCCGGGTGATTGCCGCACCCTTTATCAGGGCGACCTGCAGCGCCGCTTCTACTATCTCTACGCGGTGGACGATATCGGCGGCGGCGCCTGGGACGGTCAGGTCTTCATGTGCACCCGTGACGAAACCTTCACAATATTCGGGGTTGAGGATTGCCTCGCCCGGGGCTATGAGCGCACCGGGTTCTTTGAAATCGATACACAGAACCGAACCGACTGGACGCTGCAGCTCACCGAAAGTGCGGGCGCACCGAGCATTGTTGGACCGGATCTGGGCGAAAATCTCGAAGATCCGGCCTTTCTGGTCGACCCTGACGAGCCCCTAACGCCAGACAGTATGGACACGCAATGA
- the pyk gene encoding pyruvate kinase codes for MRRIRRAKILATLGPASHEETMIEELAKAGADVFRINMSHASHDLLHQTVRRIRAVEARLGHPIGILADLQGPKLRVWKFAEGAVNLVAGQKFTLDSEQNDQGNAERVYLPHPEIIESVSVGDRLLLDDGKLQLKATKVGNGAIETEVIYGGKLSDKKGVSLPDTLLPTGALTEKDHADLLEALKAEVDWIALSFVQRPEDIIDVRKIVQGRAGVMAKIEKPQAIERLEEIVKLSDAIMVARGDLGVELPLEQVPGLQKRMIRMCRRFGKPVVVATQMLESMITAPVPTRAEVSDVSIAVFEGADAVMLSAESASGQYPVEAVSTMAKVAVAVESDSNYRNIIRAAQTEPEATAADAISAATRQVAETLDLAAIVTYTASGSTGIRAARERPSKPIIALSPNLRTIRRLSVVWGIHCVQTEDAVNLEDMVDRACVIAYQEGFARPGDRIAITAGVPLGTPGATNMLRIAFVRQDGAGSS; via the coding sequence ATGAGACGGATCAGACGCGCAAAGATCCTAGCCACCCTCGGGCCTGCCAGCCACGAGGAGACAATGATTGAGGAACTGGCCAAGGCCGGTGCTGACGTCTTCCGCATCAATATGAGCCACGCCAGCCACGATCTGCTGCACCAGACGGTCAGGCGCATCCGCGCGGTAGAGGCGCGTCTGGGGCATCCCATTGGCATTCTCGCCGACCTGCAGGGCCCCAAGCTGCGCGTCTGGAAATTTGCCGAGGGCGCGGTCAATCTCGTCGCCGGCCAGAAATTCACGCTCGACAGCGAGCAGAATGACCAGGGCAATGCCGAGCGGGTCTACCTGCCGCATCCCGAAATCATCGAAAGCGTCTCGGTCGGAGACCGTCTGCTGCTCGACGATGGCAAGTTGCAATTGAAGGCCACCAAGGTCGGCAATGGCGCGATCGAGACCGAAGTCATTTATGGCGGCAAGCTCAGCGACAAAAAGGGTGTGTCCCTGCCCGATACGCTGCTACCCACCGGCGCCCTGACCGAGAAGGACCATGCCGACCTGCTTGAGGCCCTCAAGGCCGAGGTCGACTGGATCGCCCTGAGCTTCGTGCAGCGCCCTGAAGACATCATCGATGTCCGCAAGATCGTCCAGGGCCGCGCTGGCGTCATGGCCAAGATCGAAAAGCCTCAGGCCATCGAAAGGCTCGAGGAGATCGTCAAGCTCTCCGACGCCATCATGGTAGCGCGTGGCGATCTGGGCGTGGAATTGCCGCTCGAACAGGTCCCGGGCCTGCAAAAGCGCATGATCCGCATGTGCCGCCGCTTCGGCAAGCCGGTGGTGGTGGCCACCCAGATGCTCGAAAGCATGATCACGGCACCCGTGCCTACGCGCGCCGAGGTTTCCGACGTCTCCATCGCCGTGTTCGAAGGCGCCGACGCGGTCATGCTCTCGGCCGAAAGCGCCTCGGGCCAATATCCGGTCGAGGCCGTCAGCACCATGGCCAAGGTGGCCGTGGCGGTGGAAAGCGACAGCAATTATCGCAACATTATCCGCGCCGCACAGACCGAGCCGGAAGCCACGGCGGCCGATGCCATCTCGGCGGCGACCCGCCAGGTGGCCGAAACCCTCGATCTGGCGGCCATCGTCACCTATACGGCCTCTGGTTCGACCGGCATTCGCGCCGCCCGCGAGCGGCCGAGCAAACCCATCATTGCCCTTTCGCCCAATCTCAGGACCATTCGCCGCCTTTCGGTGGTCTGGGGCATTCATTGCGTACAGACCGAGGACGCGGTGAACCTGGAAGACATGGTCGATCGCGCCTGTGTCATCGCCTATCAAGAAGGCTTTGCCCGCCCCGGCGACCGCATTGCCATCACTGCCGGCGTACCGCTGGGCACACCCGGCGCCACCAATATGCTGCGCATCGCCTTCGTGCGCCAGGATGGTGCCGGCTCGAGCTAA
- a CDS encoding DUF882 domain-containing protein: protein MSISALLPAAPVQAATERALYLYYTHTKETARIVFKRNGQYVQSGLNELNQFLRDWRRNEPTKMDPRLFDLVWEVYQEVGGSQPINIVSAYRSPATNAMLAAKSSGVADNSQHMRGNAMDFFIPGIPLAKLRAVAMKKQVGGVGYYPTSGSPFVHLDTGSVRAWPRMTRAQLKEIFPDGKTMHVPTDGKPLSQQGYQVALAEWKRCHAYPCNGSTSGTQVASNSGGSGRTLMDVLFGGKDDGAPAARVQTAALAPQRSTAVSPVMPEPRPTDLGDSQLQVASVTDTTMPFSTNGSAPLTLEELGLDERVAVTMPVSMPADLRENAAVTALAALTAPTMPTPRVIMTDPPAEILTAYAPASPRADSDAQRALEMIIEGTAAANPPSPATRLPILPPLRPAAGIQTASLGGNVAGLFDGTFSATDATEPTPLAQALARHVASRPAPDAMRRPDLVAPDLEHVADIFIDPAAMTSTRYAVIFDRDEADFDPTPEMGRHVLVKGVADTEPVPDHSRFTRTAPLALASN, encoded by the coding sequence ATGAGCATTTCCGCGCTGCTGCCGGCCGCACCGGTTCAGGCCGCGACCGAACGCGCGCTCTATCTCTACTATACCCACACCAAGGAAACCGCGCGCATCGTCTTCAAGCGCAATGGGCAATATGTCCAGTCGGGCCTTAATGAGCTGAACCAGTTTCTGCGCGACTGGCGGCGCAACGAGCCGACCAAGATGGACCCGCGCCTTTTCGACCTGGTCTGGGAGGTCTACCAGGAAGTGGGGGGCAGCCAGCCCATCAATATCGTCTCGGCCTATCGTTCGCCCGCCACCAATGCCATGCTGGCGGCCAAGTCCTCCGGCGTTGCCGACAATTCCCAGCATATGCGCGGCAATGCCATGGACTTCTTCATTCCCGGCATCCCGCTGGCCAAGCTGCGCGCCGTAGCCATGAAGAAGCAGGTCGGCGGCGTGGGCTATTATCCCACCTCCGGCAGTCCTTTCGTGCATCTGGATACCGGCTCGGTCCGCGCCTGGCCACGCATGACGCGCGCCCAGCTCAAGGAAATCTTCCCTGACGGCAAGACCATGCATGTGCCCACCGATGGCAAGCCCCTGTCCCAGCAGGGTTACCAGGTCGCCCTGGCCGAGTGGAAGCGCTGCCACGCCTATCCCTGCAATGGCTCGACCTCTGGCACCCAGGTCGCCAGCAATTCGGGCGGCAGCGGCCGCACATTGATGGACGTGTTGTTCGGCGGCAAGGATGACGGCGCGCCGGCCGCACGGGTGCAAACCGCCGCGCTCGCCCCGCAGCGATCCACCGCCGTCTCCCCCGTCATGCCAGAACCGCGTCCCACCGATCTGGGCGATAGCCAATTGCAGGTCGCCTCCGTGACCGATACCACAATGCCTTTCTCCACCAATGGCAGCGCCCCACTGACCCTGGAAGAACTGGGCCTGGACGAACGCGTGGCGGTGACCATGCCCGTTTCCATGCCGGCCGATCTGCGGGAAAACGCCGCGGTCACCGCCTTGGCCGCGCTGACGGCACCCACCATGCCCACGCCCCGGGTCATCATGACCGACCCGCCTGCCGAAATTCTGACGGCCTATGCCCCGGCCAGCCCGCGGGCGGACTCGGACGCGCAGCGCGCCCTTGAAATGATCATTGAAGGAACGGCCGCAGCCAATCCGCCATCGCCTGCCACCCGCCTGCCCATTCTGCCGCCACTCCGGCCCGCTGCCGGCATTCAGACAGCATCGTTGGGTGGCAATGTCGCCGGCCTGTTCGACGGCACCTTCAGCGCCACCGACGCTACCGAGCCCACCCCGCTTGCGCAGGCGCTGGCCCGGCATGTTGCGAGTCGCCCCGCCCCCGACGCCATGCGCCGGCCCGATCTGGTCGCACCTGATCTCGAGCATGTCGCCGATATCTTCATCGATCCGGCAGCCATGACATCGACCCGCTATGCCGTAATCTTCGACCGTGACGAAGCCGACTTCGACCCGACCCCGGAAATGGGACGTCACGTGCTGGTCAAGGGCGTGGCGGACACCGAACCGGTTCCTGACCATTCGCGTTTCACGCGCACCGCGCCGCTGGCTTTGGCCAGCAACTAA
- a CDS encoding aspartate/glutamate racemase family protein, which translates to MKTIGLIGGMSWESTAVYYRHLNQEVRRLRGGLASAEIAMRSLDFSEVVALQKAGRWDLAGALLGKAGAGLAMAGADCILICTNTMHLVAEPVATMASVPLIDIITETARALRADGRTRPLLLATRYTMEHGFYTDRMKALGLDVIVPDQAGRQVVHDVIFNELCQGQVRGEARVAYCDIIARAKAQGADSVILGCTEIGLLLEADALALPGYDSTTIHADAAIRFALGDSAAQAA; encoded by the coding sequence ATGAAGACCATCGGCCTGATCGGCGGGATGAGCTGGGAATCGACCGCCGTCTATTATCGCCACCTCAACCAGGAGGTGCGGCGTTTGCGCGGAGGCCTTGCATCGGCCGAGATCGCCATGCGCTCGCTCGATTTCAGCGAAGTTGTCGCCCTGCAAAAGGCCGGACGCTGGGACCTGGCCGGCGCGCTGCTGGGTAAGGCGGGCGCGGGCCTGGCCATGGCAGGCGCCGATTGCATCCTCATCTGCACCAATACCATGCATCTGGTCGCCGAACCGGTCGCGACCATGGCGAGCGTGCCGCTGATCGACATCATCACCGAGACGGCCAGGGCTTTGCGCGCCGATGGTCGCACCCGCCCCCTGCTGCTGGCCACGCGCTATACGATGGAGCATGGTTTTTATACTGACCGCATGAAGGCTCTGGGCCTGGACGTCATCGTGCCCGATCAGGCTGGACGGCAGGTGGTACACGACGTCATCTTCAACGAGCTTTGCCAGGGCCAGGTGCGCGGCGAGGCTAGGGTCGCCTATTGCGACATCATCGCCCGCGCCAAGGCGCAGGGCGCAGATTCGGTCATTCTCGGCTGCACCGAAATCGGTCTACTGCTCGAAGCCGATGCGCTTGCCCTGCCTGGCTATGACTCGACCACCATTCATGCCGACGCCGCCATCCGCTTTGCCTTGGGAGACAGCGCCGCTCAGGCCGCCTGA
- a CDS encoding L,D-transpeptidase codes for MHANEAEAAVRSVNAMGRRAFLLGSAASMGTLALAGCTTIKALTMAEAEQVYGPLPEERFPIEAVNLNKVDPKYWRRTVRYDSAEAPGTIIVDPRNHYVYRIEGDNVATRYGVSVGRAGFLWNGEAYIGRKAEWPVWTPPREMIERQPEVAKYAGGMAPGLDNPLGARTLYLYQDGRYTLYTLYSTRQAETIGKGISSGCIGLLTQDMMDLYARTPVNTKVIVLKA; via the coding sequence ATGCACGCAAATGAGGCAGAGGCTGCAGTTCGGTCGGTTAATGCGATGGGACGCCGGGCCTTCCTTTTGGGTTCGGCTGCCAGTATGGGCACTTTGGCCCTGGCCGGCTGCACGACCATCAAGGCCCTGACCATGGCTGAGGCAGAACAGGTTTACGGCCCCCTGCCCGAAGAGCGCTTCCCCATCGAAGCGGTCAACCTCAACAAGGTCGATCCGAAATATTGGCGGCGGACGGTGCGCTATGACAGCGCCGAGGCCCCCGGCACCATCATTGTCGATCCGCGCAATCACTACGTCTATCGTATCGAGGGTGACAATGTCGCCACGCGCTATGGCGTCAGCGTCGGCCGTGCCGGCTTCCTCTGGAATGGCGAGGCCTATATTGGCCGCAAGGCCGAATGGCCGGTCTGGACCCCGCCCAGGGAAATGATCGAGCGGCAACCCGAAGTCGCCAAATATGCCGGCGGCATGGCGCCCGGTCTCGACAATCCCTTGGGTGCCCGCACGCTCTATCTTTATCAGGACGGGCGCTACACGCTCTATACGCTCTACAGCACCCGCCAGGCTGAAACGATCGGCAAGGGCATTTCAAGCGGCTGCATCGGCCTGCTCACCCAGGACATGATGGACCTTTATGCCCGCACACCGGTCAATACCAAGGTGATCGTGCTCAAGGCCTGA
- a CDS encoding ATP-binding cassette domain-containing protein, whose product MSEKEVILEVRNVSVHFDIPSGGLFGGHKVLRAVKDVSFDLHAGETLGIVGESGCGKSTLSRAIIRLIHASGGESKWMGKDILKMSPKELVGLRKDIQMIFQDPLASLNPRMTAGAIIAEPLRIHYPEIGKAERMMRVAEMMQKVGLTPNMINKYPHEFSGGQCQRIGIARALITRPKLIVCDEAVSALDVSVQAQVINLLMDLQKEFGVSLLFIAHDIAVVRHIAQRIMVLYFGEVVEIGDSEQVVMDPQHDYTKKLIASVPVPDPKEEMKRREERRRLRREAATAAA is encoded by the coding sequence ATGAGCGAGAAAGAGGTCATTCTCGAGGTGCGCAATGTCTCGGTGCATTTCGACATTCCCAGCGGCGGCCTGTTTGGCGGCCATAAGGTGCTGAGGGCCGTCAAGGATGTGTCGTTCGACCTGCATGCCGGCGAGACGCTGGGCATTGTGGGCGAAAGCGGCTGTGGCAAGTCGACCCTGTCGCGCGCCATCATCCGGCTCATTCACGCCTCGGGCGGTGAATCGAAATGGATGGGCAAGGACATCCTCAAGATGAGCCCCAAGGAACTGGTGGGGCTGCGCAAGGATATCCAGATGATCTTTCAGGATCCGCTGGCCTCGCTCAATCCCCGCATGACGGCCGGCGCCATCATCGCCGAGCCGCTGCGCATTCATTATCCGGAAATCGGCAAGGCCGAGCGGATGATGCGGGTGGCCGAAATGATGCAGAAGGTCGGCCTGACACCAAATATGATCAACAAATATCCGCACGAATTTTCGGGTGGCCAGTGCCAGCGTATTGGCATTGCACGGGCCCTGATCACCAGGCCCAAGCTGATCGTTTGCGACGAGGCGGTATCGGCACTCGATGTGTCCGTGCAGGCCCAGGTCATCAATCTGCTGATGGACCTGCAAAAGGAATTCGGCGTCTCGCTATTGTTCATCGCCCATGACATTGCCGTGGTGCGCCATATCGCGCAGCGCATCATGGTGCTTTATTTCGGCGAGGTGGTGGAAATCGGCGATAGCGAGCAGGTCGTAATGGACCCTCAGCACGACTATACCAAAAAGCTCATTGCCTCGGTGCCGGTGCCCGATCCGAAAGAGGAAATGAAGCGGCGTGAGGAGCGCCGCCGGCTGCGGCGCGAGGCCGCTACGGCAGCAGCCTGA
- a CDS encoding DUF2312 domain-containing protein, with amino-acid sequence MAVEDSVAQDQLRAFIERIERMEEEKAAIAADIKEIYAEAKGNGFDTKILRKIVTIRKQDANERMEQEALLELYMSALGMVEAPPER; translated from the coding sequence ATGGCTGTTGAGGATAGCGTCGCACAGGATCAGTTGCGTGCCTTCATTGAGCGCATCGAGCGCATGGAAGAAGAAAAGGCCGCCATTGCCGCCGATATTAAGGAAATCTATGCCGAGGCCAAGGGCAATGGCTTTGATACCAAGATTCTTCGCAAGATCGTCACCATCCGCAAGCAGGACGCCAATGAGCGCATGGAGCAGGAAGCGCTGCTCGAGCTTTACATGTCTGCTCTGGGCATGGTCGAAGCACCGCCCGAGCGCTAA
- a CDS encoding flagellar basal body rod C-terminal domain-containing protein, producing MTISSISIAATGMHRASAQLEQSASRIARISVEGNDVDVATEMVNVIQARNDFKASAKVAGVASDMSQALLDILV from the coding sequence ATGACCATTTCCAGCATTTCCATCGCCGCCACCGGCATGCACCGTGCCAGCGCTCAGCTTGAGCAAAGCGCCAGCCGCATTGCCCGCATCAGCGTGGAGGGCAATGACGTGGATGTAGCCACCGAAATGGTCAATGTCATCCAGGCTCGGAATGACTTTAAGGCTTCCGCCAAAGTGGCAGGCGTGGCCAGCGACATGTCGCAGGCCCTGCTCGATATCCTGGTCTAG
- a CDS encoding response regulator, whose product MASEQTASKGVLIIDPQTNMAALVAGMLRSLGRRDIREACDVMQAQLHLRRHTFDLIIIDDMIAKPDAVEIVRRLRADTGNPNRLVPVIMMAAAPDASRIAAARDAGVTEFLRKPFAANHLKMRLDSIAANPRAFVEADGYVGPDRRRRSQDVGNADRRSR is encoded by the coding sequence ATGGCCAGCGAACAGACCGCCAGCAAAGGCGTACTCATCATCGACCCACAGACCAATATGGCAGCCCTGGTGGCCGGCATGTTGCGCAGCCTGGGGCGCCGGGACATCCGTGAGGCCTGTGACGTCATGCAGGCGCAACTGCACCTGCGCCGCCACACCTTCGATCTGATCATCATCGATGACATGATCGCCAAGCCCGATGCGGTCGAAATCGTCAGGCGCCTGCGCGCCGATACGGGAAATCCCAACCGGCTGGTTCCCGTCATCATGATGGCCGCGGCGCCCGATGCCAGCCGCATTGCCGCCGCGCGCGATGCCGGCGTCACCGAATTCCTGCGCAAGCCTTTCGCTGCCAATCACCTGAAAATGCGGCTGGACAGCATTGCCGCCAATCCGCGCGCCTTTGTGGAGGCCGACGGCTATGTCGGCCCCGATCGGCGGCGTCGATCCCAGGATGTCGGGAACGCCGACAGGCGCTCCCGATAG
- the ykgO gene encoding type B 50S ribosomal protein L36, producing the protein MKIRNSLKALMTRHRANKLVRRRGRVYIINKVDKRFKARQG; encoded by the coding sequence ATGAAGATCCGCAACTCGCTGAAGGCGTTGATGACTCGCCACCGCGCGAACAAGCTCGTCCGCCGTCGCGGCCGCGTTTACATCATCAACAAGGTGGACAAGCGCTTCAAGGCCCGCCAGGGCTAA
- a CDS encoding Lrp/AsnC family transcriptional regulator, which yields MLDERDRRILSLLQADADRPVNEIAELVSLSASACSRRIARLKEDGFITRTRAELDRHKLGLPTTVFVIVRTGSHAADWLEKFHMAVGAIPEIVEVHRLTGNFDYILKVVLPNVEHYDVVYKQLVSRIELFDMSAYISMETVKTTQGLPTNYA from the coding sequence ATGTTGGATGAGCGTGATCGCAGGATATTGAGCTTGCTGCAGGCCGATGCGGACAGGCCGGTCAATGAGATTGCCGAGCTGGTCTCACTATCTGCTTCGGCCTGTTCGCGGCGGATCGCGCGCCTCAAAGAGGATGGTTTCATCACGCGGACGAGGGCGGAGCTGGACCGGCACAAATTGGGCCTGCCGACGACGGTCTTCGTCATTGTACGCACGGGTAGCCATGCGGCGGACTGGCTGGAGAAGTTCCATATGGCCGTCGGGGCCATTCCCGAAATCGTCGAAGTGCACCGGTTGACCGGCAATTTCGACTATATCCTGAAGGTCGTGCTGCCCAATGTCGAGCACTACGACGTTGTCTATAAGCAGCTCGTCAGCCGTATCGAGCTGTTTGACATGTCGGCCTATATTTCGATGGAGACGGTCAAGACGACGCAGGGATTGCCGACGAATTATGCCTGA
- a CDS encoding DUF6544 family protein: protein MWKLVLLALALLAVAVVAAAYWSYRQASSAAEQAFVAIGSHAQTEPDAYDPSMVADLPEVAQRYFSHAIEIGTPLHTTVQLQMQGQFLLGSPQDHQTYAMTARQILAPPSEFVWIPTLRSGLIRITGSDALVEGEGWTRFWINSLVPVVNEYASADLNRSALTRAAMEAIWAPASLLPSNGVEWSQTGVNSARVTFPTGIEPIDMTLGPNGAVTEIFSMRWSNENAQKSFRLQPFGGTVEAEARFAGFTIPSRVKMGNHYGTEDYLPFFQAEVTDAKFQ from the coding sequence ATGTGGAAGCTTGTTCTGCTCGCTCTGGCTTTGCTTGCCGTTGCTGTGGTCGCGGCAGCATATTGGTCCTATCGGCAGGCCAGTTCGGCGGCCGAGCAGGCCTTTGTAGCCATCGGCTCGCATGCCCAGACCGAACCTGACGCCTATGATCCATCAATGGTGGCGGACCTGCCGGAGGTAGCACAGCGCTACTTCAGCCATGCGATAGAGATCGGAACGCCCCTGCACACCACAGTGCAGCTGCAGATGCAGGGCCAGTTCCTTTTGGGAAGCCCACAGGACCACCAGACTTATGCGATGACGGCCCGGCAGATTTTGGCGCCGCCGTCAGAGTTTGTGTGGATTCCCACCTTGCGTTCGGGCCTGATCCGCATCACCGGGTCCGATGCGCTGGTGGAGGGCGAGGGCTGGACGCGCTTCTGGATCAATTCGCTCGTGCCGGTTGTCAATGAATATGCTTCGGCCGACCTCAATCGCTCGGCGCTGACCCGGGCGGCCATGGAGGCGATATGGGCCCCGGCCAGCCTTTTGCCGTCCAACGGGGTTGAATGGTCGCAAACCGGCGTGAATTCGGCTCGCGTGACATTCCCGACGGGCATCGAGCCGATCGACATGACCCTTGGGCCGAACGGTGCCGTTACGGAGATATTTTCCATGCGCTGGAGCAACGAGAATGCTCAAAAGAGCTTCCGGCTTCAGCCATTTGGCGGGACGGTGGAAGCCGAGGCACGCTTTGCCGGCTTCACAATTCCGAGCCGGGTCAAGATGGGCAACCATTATGGGACTGAAGACTACCTGCCGTTCTTCCAGGCCGAGGTGACGGACGCAAAATTTCAGTGA
- the dxs gene encoding 1-deoxy-D-xylulose-5-phosphate synthase: MANKPDTPLLDMIRTPADLRAMPRQDLRQLTDELRAEMIDAVSVTGGHLGAGLGVVELTVALHAVFDTPHDRIIWDVGHQAYPHKILTGRRDRMRTLRQKGGLSGFTRRAESEYDPFGAGHSSTSISAGLGMAEASKHLDKPRNVIAVIGDGAMSAGMAYEAMNNAGAMDARLIVILNDNDMSIAPPTGALRTYLARLVSGPVYRGTREAAKAVVSKLPPFLHEPARKTEEFARSFFTGGTLFEELGFYYVGPIDGHNLDDLLAILDNVKDFGKGPILIHAVTKKGKGYAPAENSADKYHGVSKFNVITGAQAKAPSNAPSYTSVFASTLIQEAEADPRIVAVTAAMPSGTGLDKFAELFPSRIYDVGIAEQHAVTFAAGMATEGMKPFCAIYSTFLQRAYDQVIHDVAIQGLPVRFAIDRAGYVGADGPTHAGNYDNAYLGAIPGIVQMAAADEAELRHMVATAAAYEKGPISFRYPRGDGLGVDMPQRGEILPIGKGRIIRQGATIALLSYGTRMGEVLAAADKLAALGLNPTIADARFMKPLDEELIASLAGAHDVLVTTEEGGLGGFGSHVATFLASNGLLDGKLRFRPLMIPDTFVEHATQADMYAAAGLDRAGIVAAALTALGYDQAAMQAALAKV, from the coding sequence TTGGCCAACAAGCCTGACACGCCACTGCTCGACATGATCCGGACACCGGCCGATCTGCGCGCTATGCCGCGTCAGGATTTGCGGCAGCTGACCGATGAACTGCGCGCAGAAATGATCGACGCCGTTTCAGTAACCGGCGGCCATCTGGGCGCCGGCCTGGGCGTGGTCGAATTGACAGTGGCCCTCCATGCCGTGTTCGACACCCCGCACGACCGCATCATCTGGGATGTCGGGCACCAGGCCTATCCCCACAAGATCCTGACCGGCCGTCGCGACCGCATGCGCACGCTGCGGCAAAAGGGCGGGCTGAGCGGCTTCACCCGCCGCGCCGAAAGCGAATATGACCCCTTCGGCGCCGGCCACTCCTCGACCTCGATTTCGGCCGGGCTCGGCATGGCCGAGGCCAGCAAACATCTCGACAAGCCACGCAATGTTATTGCTGTCATCGGCGATGGGGCCATGTCGGCAGGCATGGCCTATGAGGCCATGAACAATGCCGGCGCCATGGATGCGCGCCTCATTGTCATTCTCAATGACAATGACATGTCGATCGCCCCGCCCACGGGGGCCCTGCGCACCTATCTGGCCCGCCTGGTGTCCGGCCCCGTCTATCGCGGCACCCGCGAGGCGGCCAAGGCCGTTGTCTCCAAGCTCCCGCCATTCCTGCACGAGCCGGCCCGCAAGACCGAGGAATTCGCCCGCTCCTTCTTCACCGGCGGCACCTTGTTCGAAGAGCTCGGTTTTTACTATGTCGGCCCCATCGATGGTCACAATCTCGATGACCTGCTGGCCATTCTCGACAACGTCAAGGATTTCGGCAAAGGCCCTATTCTGATCCATGCCGTGACCAAAAAGGGCAAGGGCTACGCGCCGGCCGAGAATTCGGCCGACAAATATCACGGCGTTTCCAAATTCAACGTCATTACCGGGGCCCAGGCCAAGGCCCCCTCCAATGCACCCTCCTATACTTCGGTCTTTGCCTCCACCCTGATCCAGGAGGCCGAGGCTGATCCGCGCATTGTCGCGGTGACCGCAGCCATGCCCTCAGGCACCGGGCTCGACAAATTCGCCGAGCTGTTCCCCAGCCGCATCTACGATGTCGGCATTGCCGAGCAGCACGCCGTCACCTTCGCAGCCGGCATGGCAACCGAAGGGATGAAGCCCTTTTGCGCCATCTATTCGACCTTCCTGCAGCGCGCCTATGACCAGGTCATCCATGACGTGGCCATTCAGGGCCTGCCGGTGCGCTTCGCTATCGACCGGGCCGGCTATGTCGGCGCCGATGGCCCCACCCATGCCGGCAATTACGACAATGCCTATCTCGGTGCCATTCCCGGCATAGTGCAGATGGCTGCAGCCGATGAAGCCGAACTGCGCCATATGGTGGCGACCGCCGCCGCCTATGAAAAGGGCCCGATCAGCTTCCGCTATCCGCGCGGCGATGGCCTGGGTGTCGACATGCCCCAGCGCGGCGAAATCCTGCCCATCGGCAAGGGCCGGATCATCCGGCAAGGCGCCACGATTGCCCTGCTCTCCTATGGCACCCGCATGGGCGAAGTGCTGGCCGCCGCCGATAAATTGGCGGCGCTTGGCCTCAATCCCACCATTGCCGATGCCCGCTTCATGAAACCGCTCGACGAGGAACTGATCGCCTCGCTGGCCGGTGCGCACGACGTTCTGGTCACGACCGAAGAAGGCGGCCTCGGCGGCTTCGGCAGCCATGTCGCGACCTTCCTTGCCAGCAATGGCCTGCTCGACGGCAAACTGCGCTTCCGCCCGTTGATGATCCCCGACACCTTTGTCGAACACGCCACGCAAGCCGACATGTATGCCGCTGCCGGTCTCGATCGCGCCGGCATCGTCGCCGCCGCCCTCACCGCGCTCGGCTATGACCAAGCCGCCATGCAGGCGGCTTTGGCAAAGGTCTGA